In Bacillus sp. S3, the sequence ATAACACCTATGCTCTCGCTATACGTCAGGATACAGCAAAAGAATATGGGTTGAGTACCGTCTCAGATCTAGCTAAAGTGAGTGGAAATTTAATAGTGGGGCCGACAATTGAATTCTCCAACCGAGAAGATGGTTTAAGCGGACTTGAAAAAACTTATAACATGGCTTTTAAGGATGTGAAAGCGGTGGATGGCGGCTTGCGCTATACTGCACTTAAAAATCATAAAAGTGATGTCATCGATGCCTTTTCTACAGATGGTTTGCTGGAAGCTTTTCAATTAAAGGTGTTAAAGGATGATCAAAATTTCTTCCCGCCATACTATGCCGTTCCTATTATTAAAGAAGAAACTTTACAAGCTCATCCTGAATTGGAAAAAGCAATAAATTCCCTGGCTGGTAAGCTCAGCGATGAAAAAATGCGCCAGCTTAACTATAAAGTTGACAGCCTGAAGCAGTCCCCTGCAAAGGTTGCAAAAGAATTTTTAAAAAAAGAAGGATTATTAGATTAAATGGGAAGAAGCCGGATTTGTTAAAGCCGGCTTCTTTGTGTTTTACTCTTCTAAAAAATGGAGAACCCTGTCATTGGTTTTATCATCACCAATAATCAATAAAACATCGCCTTCTAATATTAAGGCGTATGGGCCCGGTGAAATAATTAATTCACCTTTCCTCTTCATACCGATCACTGTCCCTCCGGTATTTTGCCAGAACTTCGTTTCCGAGATGGTTTTGCCAATATGTATACAGCCAGGAAATATTTCAACTTCAATAGGCGCTAATGGATTTGTGTGACGCAGCTTCCCTGAGTAGTCCATGATTTTTCTAACCGTATCAAAAAGCTGTTCGTCAAGCTTGTCCCGCTCGGAAATGAGTGTATTTATCTGCTTCTCTAATTCCTTTATACTTGCCAAATTTGAAAAACGATGAATATATTTATAGGCATTTTCACGGGAAGAGATGACAATCCCGCTGCCTTTTGTTGAATGAACAATCTCGACATCTTCCAAAATCTTGATCGCACGTCGAACAGTTTCAGGGGATACTTTGTATTCACTTGCCAAAGTAGATCTTCCATGAATCTTTTCTCCAATTTTAAACTTCCCATCGTAAATTCTATTTGCCAAATCGATGGCAATTCGCTCGTAAGTTGGTATTTGTGCCTTTTGCATTGGAACCCTCCACTAAACTTAAAAATGGATGCCTATACTATTCACTATACCGCTTTTAGCACAAGTTTGCGAGCTCAAGGTGTGACACCATTATATTTGGACAGTTTTGGACATAATTGTAATTGAGTCCGTTGAAATGAGGTGAAAAGTAATGAAAGGAAAAGTAATCATTATATTAAGCGGAATTTTTATATTGTTTATGGCCGTTTTAGTCATTTATTATCTAATTAAAGGGGATGCTTCCCGATGGCAGGTAGCGTTGGGTGGTATCCTTGCAAGTGGTTTACCACTTGTCCTGCTCCGGATGAAACAGAATCCATTTAACATTCCCATTATTTTAGGGTATTATCTTTTTTTATTCTGTTCGTTATATTTAGGTTCCATCGCAAGCTTTTATTTGCACCACAAGTGGTGGGACTCTACCCTTCACTTTTATAAAGGAATATTCATCGGAATTGTCGGTATAAGCCTTTATAAACAAATGATCCCTTTAAAAGTACTCCGCAATGTCTCAGCTTGGATTCTTTTCCTATTCACTCTCTCACTCGCCGTCTTGGCTAGTGTATTATGGGAAATATATGAATTTGTCGGGGATCTAACTTTTACCCGTACGATGCAAAGAGGAGGAAATACCGATACCATGTATGATTTACTA encodes:
- a CDS encoding GntR family transcriptional regulator, whose translation is MQKAQIPTYERIAIDLANRIYDGKFKIGEKIHGRSTLASEYKVSPETVRRAIKILEDVEIVHSTKGSGIVISSRENAYKYIHRFSNLASIKELEKQINTLISERDKLDEQLFDTVRKIMDYSGKLRHTNPLAPIEVEIFPGCIHIGKTISETKFWQNTGGTVIGMKRKGELIISPGPYALILEGDVLLIIGDDKTNDRVLHFLEE
- a CDS encoding membrane-spanning protein, giving the protein MKGKVIIILSGIFILFMAVLVIYYLIKGDASRWQVALGGILASGLPLVLLRMKQNPFNIPIILGYYLFLFCSLYLGSIASFYLHHKWWDSTLHFYKGIFIGIVGISLYKQMIPLKVLRNVSAWILFLFTLSLAVLASVLWEIYEFVGDLTFTRTMQRGGNTDTMYDLLCGVAGGLIIAVYSLIRKQKV